The Nerophis ophidion isolate RoL-2023_Sa linkage group LG20, RoL_Noph_v1.0, whole genome shotgun sequence genomic interval atgtgttactacgctagaaagagagttcctcagtgttcgctcttacaataacaatgtcgctacagttttgttattatactgtttagggaatgtaaataaagtatcggtgacggtttttgaatgcattgttAAGGTGATTTAGCAGTGGAATTTATTGCTCCCATgagctgcattgctagctacctcgaagattatttttacatattagaatccaaatttaaaaaaaaaaaagttttcttttctagtctcataatgattgtgaaggataagaaaaataaataaagtctGGTTTTCCGTTACACTTTTTTTATATGCACATCGGATTTCTTTTCATCAATGAGTGTTGAAAAAGGGCTTATTCCCTCCGTGACCCCCggaggcaataagcggtaggaaatggatggatggatgggtgttgataaacaaaaatatgattggtttatttacattttatcttAAAATGCAAAgaagaacattttaaaaataggtGTTTTTTTGGTGTTGAAGAGCAACTACaactaaaaaaacaatttgattttcattttatatttcatataataaaaatgtaaatcccCAGTCAACTGAAACAGAAACACACACCAAAGCGgatgtttgtattttttccatTGGTAGACACTGGAAGttattattttcaaagtaaaagtgggGATACTACGGAACCCGCCTGTGACTCTGTCTACAATGTACAATTATTTTGGACATTGCAAACAAAAACTGACATCTACATAAATCTCGATGTAAGGTTTGACTTCTTGGTTGAGGTAAAGTCTTACTTTGCATCTTTGGAGACAGGTTTAAGCATGGCTCTCCAATCTGTGGGCGTCTCCTTCTCTGCTGATGCTGGGAACAAACAAACACATCGATGTTAACAATGAGAAACGGCTGTTGTGGAGATTTCAGCATTTGACCAATCCAtcttaaaaaaatagatatatgtAGCTTTTTTTTGTAATGTCCAAAGAAAATATGCTTTGAAAAATATCCATCAGCAGGATGTCAAATGCATGCCAAAGCAAAAGATGGCACTAtcaccttaaaccaggggtgcccacactttttctgcaggcgagctacttttcaattgaccaactcgaggggatctacctcctttatatatatcatttatatttatttatttatgaaagagatatttttgtaaacaagttaaatgtgtttaatgataatacaagcatgtgtaacacatatagatgtctttctttcacgaagacaagaatataagttggtgtattacctgattctgatgacttgcattgattggaatcagacagtaatgatgataacgcccacattttcaaatggaggagaaaaaaagttgtcctttctgtacaataccacatgaaagtggttggtttttggcatctaattcatccagcttccatacactttacaagaaaaacattggcggcaaattccgtagcttgcttgattgacattcacggcacccgagggtcttgtgagatgacgctggctgctgccagttcattattatgaaaaaatgaccgagaagaaggcgagaaacactttttatttcaacagactttcgcgccgtcccttccgtcaaaactctaaaggccgactgcacatttcctatcttcacaataaaagccctgcttcatgctgcctgcgctaacaaaataagagtctcggaaagctttctgagggatcgcttgtgcacgccagttttccgagactctgtattttgttAGCGTGGGCCGCAAATTCAAGGTCTCAGGGGCTGGACttcaaaatgtggatgtttcttTAGGAAAGTGCCTCCACAGGTTATATTCCTTTTTGagattgtgtttatttatttacaatgtaAACACATCAGCTTTTCATATTGCACTGTCAAATTAATTTTTTCGGCCCTCGCTACTTGTTTCCTGCGtgtgcagctagacagatagttaaaAGCATGAATGAACCAGAAGCTTTGTTCATAATTGATGTTCcctcttttgaattattttttcttCCTCAGTTTTATCCCTTTATTGAGGTTTgaaagactgaaaatataaacattacaaaagtataacgTCCATTATGAAATTACATCaataaaatagaaggtttagtggtaatacacacagcaaacattgcacacatgtgGCTCAACACAAATAAACCTTAACTAAGGTGTAGCTTTTTCGCCCTCTGCTGGTCAAATTCAGTACTGCATATATGAGCAACCCTGTTTGAAATGgcttcatcaagcctatttgggtgtTGTTTGGCAGGCCTCCAGTTGACTAGCCCTGCTCTACAGGCATGAGCGTGTGCACAAAACAGCCGCGTTTCACAGCCTCAATGAAAGCTTTTTAATTATTAGTAATTAAGAAAATGATAGACATTCAGAACATCCGtttctttttaacaacaaatAATAGTATAAACTAAAGTCAGGGATGTTGTAATATTGTTTGGTTAAAAACAACTAAAGCAGCCCCTTTTGGGAAAGGTTGACTAAAATGTGATCTGATAGTAAAGTTATTCCTGATTAATATAAAGTTCATAAAAGGCtagatttaaaatgtaaaaagtaaataaataatgtcAAATCTTGCCATAaagaaaatatgtgtgtgtgtgtgtgtgtgtgtgtgcacatgacCTTGGTCTAACCTGAAGTTGTGGGTGCTTTATTAGGTTTGGAGCCTCTGTCTGGAGTTTTGTCTCTTGGCTGGCTGCTGCtgactggggggggggggctccccTCTGAAGGTGGAGGCTGCAGGTCGGCCAGGATGGACGGGTTGATTTTGAGCCTGAGCCTCATCTTCCCTCTGACCCCTTCTGTGGGCTTCTTGACTTCCTGGACCTGAGAAGTTCTAAAGCAGAGGTGATGACGAAGGATGACTTTAAGGAAGTACTCAACAGTATGTGCTTACTAGGATGTGTGTGTTGGGTGTTCTTACACATCCGTTCGCTTGGGGAGCTCAGACTTTGGTGTCGGCTTACTGTTCTTGGAGTTTTCCTCCTTTGAGACTTTCTTAGGGTTCTGTGCAAGCTCGGTTTtaccattgttgttgttttccacCTTTGAGATTTTCTTATAGGTTTCTGCAAGCTCTGTTTTACCATTGTTCTTTTTTTCCACCTTTGACACTTTCTTAGAGGTTTCTGCACGCTCTGTTTTACCATTGTTTTCCACCTTTGAAATTTTCTTATAGGTTTCTGCAAGCTCTGTTTTACCATTGTCGTTGTTTTCCACCTTTGAGACTTTCTTAGAGGTTTCTGCAAGCTCTGTTTTACTATTGTTGTTGTAGTTTTCCTCCAATGAAACTTTCTTAGGGTTCAGTGCAAGTTCTGTTTtaccattgttgttgttttccacCTTTGTGACTTTCTTAGGGGTTTCTGCAAGTTCTGTTTtaccattgttgttgttttccacCTTTGAGATTTTCTTATAAGTTTCTGCAAGCTCTGTTTTACTATTGTTGCTGTAGTTTTCCTCCAATGAAACTTTCTTAGGGTTCAGTGCAAGTTCTGTTTtaccattgttgttgttttccacCTTTGAGATTTTCTTATAAGTTTCTGCAAGCTCTGTTTTACTATTGTTGCTGTAGTTTTCCTCCAATGAAACTTTCTTAGGGTTCAGTGCAAGTTCTGTTTtaccattgttgttgttttccacCTTTGAGATTTTCTTATAAGTTTCTGCAAGCTCTGTTTtaccattgttgttgttttccacCTTTGATATTTTCTTATAGGTTTCTGCAAGCTCTGTTTTACCATTGTTGTTTTCCACCTTTGAGACTTTCTTAGAGGTTTCTGCGAGCTCTGTtttactattgttgttgtttttttccacctTGAAGACTTTATTCAAGGTTTCTGCCAGCTCTGTTTTACTATTGTTGTTTTCCACCTTTGAGACGTTTTTAGAGGTTTCTGTAGGCTTTGTTTTACTGCTTTTGTCATCGCCGGCCTTCTTTGCTGTTTCTTCCTTCACCTCGGCCTGACTTTTAGCTCCAAGAGCATTTGTGCCTCCTTTTGTTTCCTGAACAGGATGAGTAGACTTTGCCCCTCTTGGAGGGTCTACAATCATGGATACAGTTTTTTTATCCGCACTTTCTGCCTGAAAGAAGGCAAGCTTGGACTGCAGGGTCTTGGCCGCTGTGGTAGAACTACGAGGTGCCGCCACGGGCCGGGTGCTGATGGGCTCGGGTGTAATGACGGTAGATGAGGGTTTGGAGACAGGACCCTTACTCTCTTTAGTGGGCGTGGTGTTACTTGACGAAGGAGTTGAAGACGGGAAGGAGATGCTTAAAGGAGCGCTTGGTTTCTGGGCCGCGGGGGTCACTGTGTTGTCTTTCGTGAGGTCTGCTGGAGGAGTGACTCCGGAGGGAACATTTCTTAGAAGTGTGCTTGTGTTTGGAAGACCCAGTGACCTAAAACAAACATGTTGGTATAAGTTTAAGCATACAATCACACTACAATATTATAACTGAATTTAGTGGATTACAAAACAAAAGCTGTATCAAAAAAGACAAAGTTAAAATTGACCCACAGAGCTTACTGTAAGAACCCATAATGCGCTAGATTTGCCAGaggaatatatttatttttgacaaACTACAGTCTAAAATGtcaaatgtgaaaacaaaatatttgagttAACAtaatctaatgcagtggttctccaatgggggtacttgaaggtatgccaaggggtacgtgagatttttttttaatattctaaaaatagcaacaattcaataatcctttataaacatatttattgaataatacttcaacaaaatatgcatgtaagttcataaactgtgaaaagaaatgcaacaatgcaatattcagtgttgacagcgagatttttttgtggacatgttccataaatattgatgttaaatatttattttttggtgaagaaatgtttagaatgaagttcatgaatccagatggatctctattacaatccccaaagagggctctttaagttgttgattacttctatgtgtagaaattttgatttagaattgaatcacttctttatttttcaacaaattttttgttatttttatatagtttttttccaaatagttcaagaaagaccactacaaatgagcaatattttgcacttttatacaatttaataaatcagaaactgatgacatagtgctgtattttacttctttatctcttttttttctgaacgggactctcgctgctgtgttggatccgctttggactggactctcgcgactatgttggatccattatggattgaactctcacagtatcatgttagacccgctcgacatccattgctttcctcctctccaaggttctcatagtcattgtcaccgacgtcccactgggtgtgagttttccttgcccttatgtgggcctaccgaggatgtcgtagtggtttgtgcagccctttgagacactagtgatttagggctatataagtaaacattgattgattgattgatttttttcaaccaaaaatactttgttttgattagtgggtacttgaattaaaaaaatgttcacagggggtccatcactgaaaaaaggttgagaaccagcgGTCTAATGCAATCCTTCATGTTAAGATTTCCATTTGTACTTCTGGTATATCATTCATACTTTCCACCAGATGGCGCTGCTTATTTCCAATTAAAGCATGCAGGAAAatgcccttttgtttttttcccaatgGTGACTTGCGACTGAAACTAAAAGTGTGTGTCCTTATCAACTTTTACAACGGTGtgtgcaataaaataaaaaaaagtgtgtgttataaaaatggcatttttttttaatagttttcttatcataaaacaataaaatactaaaaaaaagtatttgatatgTCTATTACAGGCTATACAAGTTTTAAAAAGTTGACTCATTTAAGGtgataaaaatatgtaatttcaCAGCGTTTAGTTTCTTTAGAACACTGACATTTTTTGCTGTTTCTTCAGAACAAATGTGTAAATTAGTTTGAAGGATCTGTTAACTTAATGGTTAATAGAGTAGCACAAATACATTTTACTTGATAttgttattgttaatattaataataacattattattagttGTTTGAGCAGCATTTTTGGTGCAAAAGTGTtcacttaaagcaggggtcgggaacctttttggctgagagagccatgaaagccaaatatttcaaaatgtatttccgtgagagccatatcatcttatttaacactgaatacaactaaatgtgtgcatttttaagtaagaccaacattttttgagtataataagtctcttattctttttaataacattgttatgctgaagctaaccaataatgttgatcatgtttttgtttggccatgtgctgtttgtcctttggactctttaagttcctgtttttttccactcccttgtctggtttctttggttactcattttgtccacctgtctctggtggacaaaacgcccgctcacctgcttcccgagcactaatcagaggcagtatttaagcttgtctttgccagtcagtcgccctgtgctgacttgtttcatgccttgccatagtttcgtgcttcatgccatgccaagtaagttttgtttgatttacgttcttagtctgtttatgcgttagctttattctttagcccaagttgtgcctccgctgtgagcgatttttgtttgtatatttttttagttaaaattaaatcatgtttttacctaaatgccatgtccggagtagtccgtctgccttcctgggagaacgaccccgcagtaagctgcaaccccccaATCGTgacatacaatacttcttaccattaatgcgacttcttgaacgggtgcggtagaaaacggatggatggatataaatgcatgagaatgttttatattttgcacgttctttttagcactgtgattaccagcgaaattattcataattatcgtgttaagcaatgtcagctaagatttatctgagagccagaggcagtcatcaaaagagccacatctggctctcgagccataggttccctacccctgacttaaagTAAAACTTATTTGTTTTACATACAtgtaacacacaaaaaaaactaactattttttttatatttttatcatacatctgccatttgttttctttttttgtaggaTTTTGGTCCATGTACATCGCGGCCATCTGTTtttccggcatagctcggttggtagagcggccgtgtcagcaacttgagggttgcaggttcgattcctgcttccgccatcctagtcactgccgttgtgtccttgggcaagacactttacccacctgctcccagtgccacccacactggtttaaatgtaacttagacattgggtttcactatgtaaaagcgctttgagtcactagagaaaagcgctatataaatataattcacttcacttttaacaTAAAAATCCACTTTTCCCGTTTTTTGGTttgataataaaaaacaaaaaacagaaaacggATCGTTATTCATTATTTGTGATCTGTATAATAAATGTGtttgaaagtccatccatccatccattttctaccgcttattcccttttggggtcgcggggggcgctggcgcctatctcagctacaattgggcggaaggcggggtacaccctggacaagtcgccacctcatcacagggccaacacagatagacagacaacattcacacactagggaccatttagtgttgccaatcaacctatccccaggtgcatgtctttggaagtgggaggaagccggagtacccggagggaacccacgcagtcacggggagaacatgcaaactccacacagaaagatcccgagcctggatttgaacccaggactgcaggaacttcgtattgtgaggcagacgcactaacccctctgccaccgtgaagccgtgttTGAAAGTCGAAAATAGGAATTAAAACAACTAGTGGAAATCTATTTTCTGGATTGCACATGCGCTGTCTCTCTTTTCAGGATCCTGGTCTGTGAGTGACCCAGAACAACAACAAATGAAGAAGACAAAGAACAGGGAAAGTGTCATCAAAACAAGTTTGTCGCGGCCAAGAGTTCCCTTCTATGTTTTAATGTTCAGAGAAATGGAAGGTGACACATTTGGTTCTCTATTGAGCAGGCAAACAGGTCTGTGCACATCGCTTTACTTCTTCTATTGTTGTTTCGGGTCACTCACAGAAAGCATATGAAAAGAGACACTGCACCCGCGCATTAAACCCATTTGTCCAAACATTGAACTGGAAATTGGTAGGACGTCACTGACGTCACATCCCGCCCAATAAATGCTACTGGTGGTCAAGCTAACTCTGTTTTCAAAGAGTACAAGGCACCACTTGggctttttcaaagaaaaaatgccctttgcttgtgttgttttcgaACCGTTAAAATCGTGCAAATGAAAAATGTTTCTTGTGAATTCCTGGAGAGGTTATCAAAAAGGTGTAAACGAGAAGAAAATAATGCAGCTCACACTCTATTCCAAGGGAGCAGAGCTGAAGGATtcatgagtttgcagtgatcacttgtttaaaggtttgtttaatatattttttacatttaaaggtttccatccatccatcatcttccgcttatccgaggtcgggtcgcgggggcaacagcctaagcagggaaacccagacttccctctccccagccacttcgtctagctcttcccgggggatcccgaggcgttcccaggccagccgggagacatagtcttcccaacgtgtcctgggtcttccccgtggcctcctaccggttggacgtgccctaaacacctccctagggaggcgttcgggtggcatcctgaccagatgcccgaaccacctcatctggctcctctccatgtggaggagcagcggctttactttgagttcctcccggatggcagagcttctcaccctatctctaagggagagccccgccacacggcggaggaaactcatttgggccgcttgtacccgtgatcttatcctttcggtcatgacccaaagctcatgaccataggtgaggatgggaacgtagatcgaccggtaaattgagagctttgccttccggctcagctccttcttcaccacaacggatcgttacaacgtccgcattactgaagacgccgcaccgatccgatttaaaggtttgtttgatatatttttaacgtATGTTTTTTCCCATTTTAGTGGGAAATAATCTtggtattatttgtatttcttaaacacatttttgctccgagtgttttgaaaagcaccgggatcttcagctctcgctggatcggttcgcagccgagtgtgaagcgaccggaatgagaatcagcacctccaagtccgagtccatggttctcgcccggaaaagggtggagtgccatctccgggttggggaggagaccctgccccaagtggaggagttcaagtacctaggagtcttgttcacgagtgagggaagagtggatcgtgagatcgacaggcggatcggtgcagcgtcttcagtaatgcggacgttgtatcgatccgttgtggtgaagaaggagctgagctggaaggcaaagctctcaatttactggtcgatctacgttcccatcctcacctatggtcatgagctttgggtcatgaccgaaaggataagatcacgggtacaagcggcccaaatgagtttccagggctctcccttagagatagggtgagaagctctgccatccgggaggaactcaaagtaaagccgctgctccttcacatcgagaggagccagatgaggtggttcgggcatctggtcaggatgccacccgaacgcctccctagggaggtgtttagggcacgtccaaccggtaggaggccacggggaagacccaggacacgttgggaagactatgtctcccggctggcctgggaacgcctcgggatcccccgggaagagctagacgaagtggctggggagagggaagtctgggcttccctgcttaggctgctgcccccgcgacccgacctcggataagcggaagatgatggatggatggatgttttgaaaagcaccaactcggcgagtctcgatcaaagaaagcaaatgtgagcaaaacctagaAGAGTTATTAAGCGTTTACCAAAagcaacaatcataaatgaagctttcaacatatacacaatgttgacatctgtagttctattttgataaagacggggaaaaACACGCTACGCGTAAACGGTGcgtgcaacagcaacaaacattGCAGCTTAGACACAAAGTTAactcatgaaatgcaaccttgaTGCCAATTTACTTGactcagccacacacaaagaagttgcagACCTCCATACTTTTCTAAGTTTTCATCACTTTGGTTGTGTAGAATGgcgtctggagcacaatagttcgaTATGTCTGAGAATGCGACCGACGTAATACTTGATATCACttgacaaatctttttttaataaaatgtaggGATCTATTTGAATTTTTGCTTTTATCTGCTTTTTCcaggaagatttaagcctcttttgtacttGCGCTGCTTGttgtacaacagccatcttagcTTGGTCGACCAACCCGGCTTTTTCCACTTAcgggaagaagtcacgtgtcAGAATACCAGCTACTAGAGATGTCACATTATGGCtttttccgatattgtccaactcttaattaccgattccaatatcaaccgataccgatgtatacagttgtggaattaacacattattatgcctaattttgttgtgatgccccgctggatgcattaaacaatgtaacaaggttttccaaaataaatcaactcaagttatggaaaaaaaatgccaacatggcactgctatatttattattgaagtcaaaaagtgcattattttttttcaacatgcctcaaaacagcagcttgaaatttgggacatgctctccctgagagagcatgaggagattgaggtgggcggggttggggtgtatattgtagcgtcccggaagagttagtgctgcaagggattctgggtatttgttatgttgtgtttatgttgtgttacggtgcggatgttctcccaaaatgtgtttgtcattcttgtttggtgtgggttcacagtgtagcgcatatttgtaacagtgttaaagttgtttatacagccaccctcagtgtgacctgtatggctgttgagtatgattgcattcacttgtgtgtgtgaaaagccgtagatattatgtgtttgggccggcacgcaaaggaagttcttttaaggtttattggcgctctgtacctttccctacgtccgtgtacacagaaGCGTTTtacaaaaagtcataaattttactttttgaaaccgatacagattattttgaaacagatactgataattttagagagtacattttaaagcatttatcggccgataatattggcagttcgTTATTATCAGACATCCGTACCAGCTATAGAAAAAATTGTTTCCCACTCGTAGTTTTAATTCCCAATTttgattttcaaacacattattACATTGGGATAGCAGATGGATAACGGACAGCgatctgttttctgtttttataaaAGCAAAGAAAAAAACGGGAAAATAGATTTTTATGTCAAACTATTTTTCTAttggaaacaaaaaacaaatggcCGCAATGAACAGGGTCAGTGTACCTCCCGTTCATTCGATTCGATTTGGAATTCTgaaatgcaaattaaaaaattcaattagggttgtttttttatttttattgcataTGGCAGATTTTAAGACATACAAAAAATGGtcaattttcattaaaatattcccacaaaattggattttgtgttattttccttaaatgaatacattttttccaGATAAGCACCAAAATCAAatatatgttcatccaaaatgcacaATGTctggttatctgtgtgatgacaaattgaaccagaagcagtattttagcttttcctttgcgtttagcatgtttttagcataacggtaacatctttgttcagcaggagtcctattgtcgttttaaaaaaagtctcattaaatacttgtccaacttttgtttaagaaataaaaaaagaaaaaatgtcccgaaatatttgttttttgatttgtatttaagaattagaaatagaatgaacggaaggaaGGTACTGCTTCCGaatcaatttgtcatcacacataaCCACGCATGTTTGCATTTCGGATGAACATATATTCGatatttgtgtttatctggaaaaataaaaatccataaaaggaaaacagcacaaaatcccatttgatgGCAATATcctaatgaaaatcaacccttttttgtttgttttaaaatttgccatgcataacaaaaataaaaaaacagcctTAATTAGGGCCCGCATGACCAAAGGACTTATTGTTtttcgtgcgttttattattctttatttattattattccgatgcctctttgaactgtaatgcttcgaaactcaccaaatttcacacactcatcagaactggcgaaaatgaCCATCTAAtagaaaaaccaaaccccaaaaatcaaaaatgcgctctagcaccccctaggaaaaacaaaaaacagactgcttggaacttccgttaggaatgttgtagagacatgaaacaaaaacctgacttagacctacatttcccaatttaaacttctatagcaaaaatcaacaggaagttggcaaaaaccccttcaaagcaaaattttcgcaaaaaatgctatttttgcctctttgagttgtaatttgacccctcttaagatgcttcaaaactcaccaaacttggcacacacatcaggactggcaaaaattgcgatataatgaaaaaaccaaaccccaaaactcaaaaataatatgaataaaacacagaaaaaactgctcctaggaagaaaacacagacaaaactgcttgtaacttcccgtaggaatgtcggaaagacatgaa includes:
- the LOC133538673 gene encoding MICAL-like protein 2 isoform X1, translated to MAAVKALQQWCRVQCEGYRDVNIKNMTSSFRDGLAFCALIHKHRPELIDFDSLRKENVYENNHLAFKVAEEQLGIPALLDAEDMVALKVPDRLSILTYVSQYYNYFHGRSPIGGVGAVKRPAEVPADGPAGKKNQAVVSKVFRPSKENNPPPSFAATQPLPRPRETRNNEFPAEESHQVGTLSNKCVSCKQHVHLVQRHLVDGKLYHRNCAKSLGLPNTSTLLRNVPSGVTPPADLTKDNTVTPAAQKPSAPLSISFPSSTPSSSNTTPTKESKGPVSKPSSTVITPEPISTRPVAAPRSSTTAAKTLQSKLAFFQAESADKKTVSMIVDPPRGAKSTHPVQETKGGTNALGAKSQAEVKEETAKKAGDDKSSKTKPTETSKNVSKVENNNSKTELAETLNKVFKVEKNNNNSKTELAETSKKVSKVENNNGKTELAETYKKISKVENNNNGKTELAETYKKISKVENNNNGKTELALNPKKVSLEENYSNNSKTELAETYKKISKVENNNNGKTELALNPKKVSLEENYSNNSKTELAETYKKISKVENNNNGKTELAETPKKVTKVENNNNGKTELALNPKKVSLEENYNNNSKTELAETSKKVSKVENNDNGKTELAETYKKISKVENNGKTERAETSKKVSKVEKKNNGKTELAETYKKISKVENNNNGKTELAQNPKKVSKEENSKNSKPTPKSELPKRTDVTSQVQEVKKPTEGVRGKMRLRLKINPSILADLQPPPSEGSPPPPVSSSQPRDKTPDRGSKPNKAPTTSASAEKETPTDWRAMLKPVSKDAKAADSSQSSARLQTDKTANSPSTQVSLKPLVDPAKPTGISVTVPSSQGFRNDESKPRKTPSESNFLKTKPNFIPKEAILKELQEIEDNINQLEKRGVVLETKLRHSEDEGEDDSLMDELMVEWFGLIRNKQLAMRRESELVYIGKTQDLEEQQPSVEQQLRKLIDKPEHLKTTWDRKREEQLMSKLMEIVNDRNAIVEGLDEDRLREEEEDQELNKLMMNLNAKKDKKKKSPMSKLFTWGKKEA
- the LOC133538673 gene encoding MICAL-like protein 2 isoform X2, which encodes MAAVKALQQWCRVQCEGYRDVNIKNMTSSFRDGLAFCALIHKHRPELIDFDSLRKENVYENNHLAFKVAEEQLGIPALLDAEDMVALKVPDRLSILTYVSQYYNYFHGRSPIGGVGAVKRPAEVPADGPAGKKNQAVVSKVFRPSKENNPPPSFAATQPLPRPRETRNNEFPAEESHQVGTLSNKCVSCKQHVHLVQRHLVDGKLYHRNCAKSLGLPNTSTLLRNVPSGVTPPADLTKDNTVTPAAQKPSAPLSISFPSSTPSSSNTTPTKESKGPVSKPSSTVITPEPISTRPVAAPRSSTTAAKTLQSKLAFFQAESADKKTVSMIVDPPRGAKSTHPVQETKGGTNALGAKSQAEVKEETAKKAGDDKSSKTKPTETSKNVSKVENNNSKTELAETLNKVFKVEKNNNNSKTELAETSKKVSKVENNNGKTELAETYKKISKVENNNNGKTELAETYKKISKVENNNNGKTELALNPKKVSLEENYSNNSKTELAETYKKISKVENNNNGKTELALNPKKVSLEENYSNNSKTELAETYKKISKVENNDNGKTELAETYKKISKVENNGKTERAETSKKVSKVEKKNNGKTELAETYKKISKVENNNNGKTELAQNPKKVSKEENSKNSKPTPKSELPKRTDVTSQVQEVKKPTEGVRGKMRLRLKINPSILADLQPPPSEGSPPPPVSSSQPRDKTPDRGSKPNKAPTTSASAEKETPTDWRAMLKPVSKDAKAADSSQSSARLQTDKTANSPSTQVSLKPLVDPAKPTGISVTVPSSQGFRNDESKPRKTPSESNFLKTKPNFIPKEAILKELQEIEDNINQLEKRGVVLETKLRHSEDEGEDDSLMDELMVEWFGLIRNKQLAMRRESELVYIGKTQDLEEQQPSVEQQLRKLIDKPEHLKTTWDRKREEQLMSKLMEIVNDRNAIVEGLDEDRLREEEEDQELNKLMMNLNAKKDKKKKSPMSKLFTWGKKEA